The following coding sequences are from one Anguilla anguilla isolate fAngAng1 chromosome 12, fAngAng1.pri, whole genome shotgun sequence window:
- the ulk2 gene encoding serine/threonine-protein kinase ULK2 isoform X2, with protein METVGDFEYSRKDLVGHGAFAVVFKGRHRKKTDWEVAIKSINKKNLSKSQILLGKEIKILKELQHENIVALYDVQETPSSVFLVMEYCNGGDLADYLQAKGTLREDTLRVFLQQIAAAMRILNSKGIIHRDLKPQNILLSYTGRKKGSLNGIRIKIADFGFARYLQSNMMAATLCGSPMYMAPEVIMSQNYDAKADLWSIGTVVYQCLVGKPPFQANSPQDLRMFYEKNKTLEPSIPRETSPHLCDLLLGLLQRNQKDRMDFDAFFSHPFLDPASTIKKSCPVPVPSCPGSVLDSTCGSSPSCRYVSPPSLPDMQTLPEDVLASPPLGPPNYLQLSKESGGSTSSKNSSCDTDDFVLVPHLSGEQSYDLPLGATGRRPSSEFLMCGGQPPPPPPHAGQTPAVSPRAETTPIPVPTQVRNYQRIKQNLSSSPSPTQYGSPRSGTVRRSNTSPMGFPKAGSGSPSSAEGAQTLGRRLSTGSSRPYSPSPLVGTIPEQLGPCCCGHTPQGQEARTRSSTGGSPGPPSQLLGARLHSAPTLTEVYHKQKLQKQLSDPVYPIQPSSSAYPSSHSPQLGRPGSLGTSPTKHLGSSPRSSDWLQKSPLPTIIGSPTKTTAPFKIPKTQASCNLMALASQQGLADSPVPARTLGEFRDLCAHHCTPYPSARQATPEPSRTTFGRSVSTGRLSEPVRISLGGQPYQGSTDSLNTERPMDTVGSSSSAGSLCSTSGRVYMGSPPSMAIGSSPPGAEAGPSSLRYVPYGTSPPSLDGFITFEAPELPEETLMEREHTDTLMHLRMMLSFTDGVLEIAAVRAGGADLGVSAASLYPPQDSVVVDQISQLSREWGQVEQLVLYMKAAQLLASSLHLAKAQIKSAKLNPSTAVKQVVRSLNERYKSCISLCRRLTDRLQHFFSDKQRFVDEINSVTAEKLIYNHAVEMVQTAALDEMFQQTEDIAFRYNKAAMLLEGLSKVLQDPADIENVNKYKASVERRISALCYCTVTLYE; from the exons ATGGAAACGGTTGGAGACTTTGAATACAGCAGGAAGGACCTGGTTGGACATGGGGCTTTCGCCGTCGTGTTCAAAGGAAGGCACAGGAAG AAGACCGACTGGGAGGTGGCCATCAAGAGCATCAACAAGAAGAACCTGTCCAAGTCCCAGATTTTACTGGGGAAGGAGATCAAGATCCTcaag gagCTTCAGCATGAGAACATCGTGGCTCTCTACGATGTGCAG GAAACACCGAGCTCTGTGTTCTTGGTGATGGAG tACTGTAACGGAGGGGACCTGGCTGACTACCTGCAAG CTAAAGGCACTCTGAGGGAGGACACGCTGCGGGTCTTCCTGCAGCAGATCGCGGCGGCCATGCGCATCCTCAACAGCAAGGGCATCATCCACCGCGACCTCAAGCCCCAGAACATCCTGCTCTCCTACACCGGCCGCAAGAAGGGCAGCCTGAACGGCATCCGCATCAAGATCG CTGACTTTGGCTTTGCGCGCTATCTCCAGAGCAACATGATGGCTGCCACACTCTGCGGATCGCCCATGTACatg gccccagaAGTCATCATGTCGCAGAACTACGACGCCAAAGCTGACCTGTGGAGCATCGGGACCGTGGTGTACCAGTGCCTCGTGGGAAAACCGCCCTTCCAG GCCAACAGCCCGCAGGACCTGCGCATGTTTTACGAGAAGAACAAGACGCTGGAGCCCAG CATTCCGAGGGAGACCTCTCCGCACCTGTGCGACCTGCTCCTGGGCCTGCTGCAGAGGAACCAGAAGGACCGCATGGATTTCG aTGCATTTTTCAGCCACCCTTTCCTGGATCCAGCGTCAACTATTAAGAAAT CTTGCCCAGTGCCTGTTCCCAGCTGTCCCGGCTCCGTGTTGGACAGCACCTGTGGCAGCTCCCCCTCCTGCCGATACGTCTCCCCCCCG tccctGCCCGACATGCAGACTCTGCCCGAGGACGTGCTGGCCTCgccccccctcggccccccaAACTACTTGCAGCTCTCCAAGGAGTCCGGCGGCAGTACCAGCAGCAAGAACTCCTCCTGCGACACGGACGACTTCGTGCTGGTGCCCCACCTCTCCGGAGAGCAGTcct atGACCTGCCGTTAGGGGCCACAGGCAGACGGCCTTCCAGCGAGTTCCTCATGTGTGGAGG gcagccgccgccgccgccgccgcacgcCGGCCAGACGCCGGCGGTGTCCCCGCGCGCGGAGACCACGCCCATCCCGGTGCCCACCCAGGTGCGCAACTACCAGCGGATCAAGCAGAACCTGTCCAGCAGCCCCAGCCCCACGCAGTACGGCTCCCCCAG GTCCGGTACGGTGCGCCGGTCCAACACCAGCCCCATGGGCTTCCCCAAGGCGGGCTCCGGGTCGCCCAGCTCGGCTGAGGGGGCCCAAACGCTGGGCCGCCGCCTCTCCACCGGCTCCTCCCGCCcctactccccctcccccctgg TGGGCACCATTCCAGAGCAGCTTGGTCCGTGCTGCTGTGGACACACTCCTCAGGGACAGGAGGCTCGAACCCGCAGCTCAACTGGAG ggTCCCCTGGCCCCCCCTCCCAGTTGCTAGGAGCCCGGCTGCACAGCGCCCCCACCTTGACGGAGGTCTACCACAAGCAGAAGCTGCAGAAGCAGCTGTCGGACCCCGTGTACCCCATCCAGCCCTCCAGCTCCGCCTACCCCAGCAGCCACTCCCCCCAGCTGGGCCGGCCCGGCAGCCTGGGCACCTCCCCCACCAAGCACCTGGGCTCCTCCCCCCGCTCCTCCGATTGGCTGCAGAAGTCCCCGCTGCCCACCATCATCGGCTCTCCCACCAAG ACGACGGCGCCTTTCAAGATCCCCAAAACGCAGGCGTCCTGCAACCTGATGGCCCTGGCGTCCCAGCAGGGCCTGGCGGACAGCCCCGTCCCCGCCAGAACCCTGGGCGAGTTCCGGGACCTCTGCGCCCACCACTGCACCCCGTACCCCAGCGCGCGCCAGGCCACCCCCGAGCCAAGCAGGACCACCTTCGGCCG GTCGGTCAGCACGGGTCGTCTCTCCGAGCCGGTGAGGATCTCCCTGGGGGGTCAGCCCTACCAGGGCAGCACCGACAGCCTGAACACCGAGAGGCCCATGGACACAG tggggtCCAGCAGCTCTGCAGGGTCTCTGTGCTCCACCAGTGGGCGTGTGTATATGGGGTCCCCGCCCAGCATGGCCAtaggctcctccccccccggcgCGGAGGCGGGGCCCAGCAGCCTGCGCTACGTCCCCTACggcacctccccccccagcctggaCGGCTTCATCACGTTCGAGGCCCCTGAACTACCCGAGGAAACGCTCATGGAG CGGGAGCACACGGACACGctgatgcacctgcgcatgatGCTGTCCTTCACCGACGGCGTGCTGGAGATCGCCGCAGTGCGGGCAGGCGGAGCAGATCTGGGCGTGTCCGCCgcctctctctacccccctcaGGATAGCGTGGTGGTGGACCAGATCAGCCAGCTCAGCAGGGAGTGGGG gcagGTGGAGCAGTTGGTGCTGTACATGAAGGCTGCCCAGCTCCTGGCCTCCTCTCTGCACCTGGCCAAGGCCCAGATCAAATCCGCCAAACTCAACCCCTCCACCGCCGTCAAACAAG TGGTGCGCAGCCTGAACGAGCGCTATAAGAGCTGCATCTCTCTGTGCCGGCGCCTGACGGACCGCCTGCAGCACTTCTTCTCCGATAAGCAGCGCTTCGTGGACGAGATCAACAGTGTGACAGCCGAGAAACTCATCTACAACCACGCTGTGGAGAtg gtgCAGACGGCGGCGCTGGATGAGATGTTCCAGCAGACGGAGGACATCGCCTTCCGCTACAACAAGGCCGCCATGCTGCTGGAGGGGCTGTCCAAGGTTCTGCAGGACCCGGCCGACATCGAGAACGTCAACAAGT ATAAAGCCAGTGTGGAGCGGCGGATCTCTGCACTCTGTTACTGCACTGTCACGCTGTACGAGTAG
- the ulk2 gene encoding serine/threonine-protein kinase ULK2 isoform X1 produces the protein METVGDFEYSRKDLVGHGAFAVVFKGRHRKKTDWEVAIKSINKKNLSKSQILLGKEIKILKELQHENIVALYDVQETPSSVFLVMEYCNGGDLADYLQAKGTLREDTLRVFLQQIAAAMRILNSKGIIHRDLKPQNILLSYTGRKKGSLNGIRIKIADFGFARYLQSNMMAATLCGSPMYMAPEVIMSQNYDAKADLWSIGTVVYQCLVGKPPFQANSPQDLRMFYEKNKTLEPSIPRETSPHLCDLLLGLLQRNQKDRMDFDAFFSHPFLDPASTIKKSCPVPVPSCPGSVLDSTCGSSPSCRYVSPPSLPDMQTLPEDVLASPPLGPPNYLQLSKESGGSTSSKNSSCDTDDFVLVPHLSGEQSYDLPLGATGRRPSSEFLMCGGQPPPPPPHAGQTPAVSPRAETTPIPVPTQVRNYQRIKQNLSSSPSPTQYGSPRSGTVRRSNTSPMGFPKAGSGSPSSAEGAQTLGRRLSTGSSRPYSPSPLVGTIPEQLGPCCCGHTPQGQEARTRSSTGGSPGPPSQLLGARLHSAPTLTEVYHKQKLQKQLSDPVYPIQPSSSAYPSSHSPQLGRPGSLGTSPTKHLGSSPRSSDWLQKSPLPTIIGSPTKTTAPFKIPKTQASCNLMALASQQGLADSPVPARTLGEFRDLCAHHCTPYPSARQATPEPSRTTFGRSVSTGRLSEPVRISLGGQPYQGSTDSLNTERPMDTAPAGIGGASPRTVLFTVGSPPKCSTPPTCSHLGSRPRTTSVGSSSSAGSLCSTSGRVYMGSPPSMAIGSSPPGAEAGPSSLRYVPYGTSPPSLDGFITFEAPELPEETLMEREHTDTLMHLRMMLSFTDGVLEIAAVRAGGADLGVSAASLYPPQDSVVVDQISQLSREWGQVEQLVLYMKAAQLLASSLHLAKAQIKSAKLNPSTAVKQVVRSLNERYKSCISLCRRLTDRLQHFFSDKQRFVDEINSVTAEKLIYNHAVEMVQTAALDEMFQQTEDIAFRYNKAAMLLEGLSKVLQDPADIENVNKYKASVERRISALCYCTVTLYE, from the exons ATGGAAACGGTTGGAGACTTTGAATACAGCAGGAAGGACCTGGTTGGACATGGGGCTTTCGCCGTCGTGTTCAAAGGAAGGCACAGGAAG AAGACCGACTGGGAGGTGGCCATCAAGAGCATCAACAAGAAGAACCTGTCCAAGTCCCAGATTTTACTGGGGAAGGAGATCAAGATCCTcaag gagCTTCAGCATGAGAACATCGTGGCTCTCTACGATGTGCAG GAAACACCGAGCTCTGTGTTCTTGGTGATGGAG tACTGTAACGGAGGGGACCTGGCTGACTACCTGCAAG CTAAAGGCACTCTGAGGGAGGACACGCTGCGGGTCTTCCTGCAGCAGATCGCGGCGGCCATGCGCATCCTCAACAGCAAGGGCATCATCCACCGCGACCTCAAGCCCCAGAACATCCTGCTCTCCTACACCGGCCGCAAGAAGGGCAGCCTGAACGGCATCCGCATCAAGATCG CTGACTTTGGCTTTGCGCGCTATCTCCAGAGCAACATGATGGCTGCCACACTCTGCGGATCGCCCATGTACatg gccccagaAGTCATCATGTCGCAGAACTACGACGCCAAAGCTGACCTGTGGAGCATCGGGACCGTGGTGTACCAGTGCCTCGTGGGAAAACCGCCCTTCCAG GCCAACAGCCCGCAGGACCTGCGCATGTTTTACGAGAAGAACAAGACGCTGGAGCCCAG CATTCCGAGGGAGACCTCTCCGCACCTGTGCGACCTGCTCCTGGGCCTGCTGCAGAGGAACCAGAAGGACCGCATGGATTTCG aTGCATTTTTCAGCCACCCTTTCCTGGATCCAGCGTCAACTATTAAGAAAT CTTGCCCAGTGCCTGTTCCCAGCTGTCCCGGCTCCGTGTTGGACAGCACCTGTGGCAGCTCCCCCTCCTGCCGATACGTCTCCCCCCCG tccctGCCCGACATGCAGACTCTGCCCGAGGACGTGCTGGCCTCgccccccctcggccccccaAACTACTTGCAGCTCTCCAAGGAGTCCGGCGGCAGTACCAGCAGCAAGAACTCCTCCTGCGACACGGACGACTTCGTGCTGGTGCCCCACCTCTCCGGAGAGCAGTcct atGACCTGCCGTTAGGGGCCACAGGCAGACGGCCTTCCAGCGAGTTCCTCATGTGTGGAGG gcagccgccgccgccgccgccgcacgcCGGCCAGACGCCGGCGGTGTCCCCGCGCGCGGAGACCACGCCCATCCCGGTGCCCACCCAGGTGCGCAACTACCAGCGGATCAAGCAGAACCTGTCCAGCAGCCCCAGCCCCACGCAGTACGGCTCCCCCAG GTCCGGTACGGTGCGCCGGTCCAACACCAGCCCCATGGGCTTCCCCAAGGCGGGCTCCGGGTCGCCCAGCTCGGCTGAGGGGGCCCAAACGCTGGGCCGCCGCCTCTCCACCGGCTCCTCCCGCCcctactccccctcccccctgg TGGGCACCATTCCAGAGCAGCTTGGTCCGTGCTGCTGTGGACACACTCCTCAGGGACAGGAGGCTCGAACCCGCAGCTCAACTGGAG ggTCCCCTGGCCCCCCCTCCCAGTTGCTAGGAGCCCGGCTGCACAGCGCCCCCACCTTGACGGAGGTCTACCACAAGCAGAAGCTGCAGAAGCAGCTGTCGGACCCCGTGTACCCCATCCAGCCCTCCAGCTCCGCCTACCCCAGCAGCCACTCCCCCCAGCTGGGCCGGCCCGGCAGCCTGGGCACCTCCCCCACCAAGCACCTGGGCTCCTCCCCCCGCTCCTCCGATTGGCTGCAGAAGTCCCCGCTGCCCACCATCATCGGCTCTCCCACCAAG ACGACGGCGCCTTTCAAGATCCCCAAAACGCAGGCGTCCTGCAACCTGATGGCCCTGGCGTCCCAGCAGGGCCTGGCGGACAGCCCCGTCCCCGCCAGAACCCTGGGCGAGTTCCGGGACCTCTGCGCCCACCACTGCACCCCGTACCCCAGCGCGCGCCAGGCCACCCCCGAGCCAAGCAGGACCACCTTCGGCCG GTCGGTCAGCACGGGTCGTCTCTCCGAGCCGGTGAGGATCTCCCTGGGGGGTCAGCCCTACCAGGGCAGCACCGACAGCCTGAACACCGAGAGGCCCATGGACACAG CCCCTGCAGGGATCGGTGGGGCGAGCCCTCGCACCGTGCTGTTCACCGTGGGGTCCCCCCCAAAGTGCAGCACCCCGCCCACCTGCAGTCACCTGGGCTCCCGGCCACGCACCACCTCAG tggggtCCAGCAGCTCTGCAGGGTCTCTGTGCTCCACCAGTGGGCGTGTGTATATGGGGTCCCCGCCCAGCATGGCCAtaggctcctccccccccggcgCGGAGGCGGGGCCCAGCAGCCTGCGCTACGTCCCCTACggcacctccccccccagcctggaCGGCTTCATCACGTTCGAGGCCCCTGAACTACCCGAGGAAACGCTCATGGAG CGGGAGCACACGGACACGctgatgcacctgcgcatgatGCTGTCCTTCACCGACGGCGTGCTGGAGATCGCCGCAGTGCGGGCAGGCGGAGCAGATCTGGGCGTGTCCGCCgcctctctctacccccctcaGGATAGCGTGGTGGTGGACCAGATCAGCCAGCTCAGCAGGGAGTGGGG gcagGTGGAGCAGTTGGTGCTGTACATGAAGGCTGCCCAGCTCCTGGCCTCCTCTCTGCACCTGGCCAAGGCCCAGATCAAATCCGCCAAACTCAACCCCTCCACCGCCGTCAAACAAG TGGTGCGCAGCCTGAACGAGCGCTATAAGAGCTGCATCTCTCTGTGCCGGCGCCTGACGGACCGCCTGCAGCACTTCTTCTCCGATAAGCAGCGCTTCGTGGACGAGATCAACAGTGTGACAGCCGAGAAACTCATCTACAACCACGCTGTGGAGAtg gtgCAGACGGCGGCGCTGGATGAGATGTTCCAGCAGACGGAGGACATCGCCTTCCGCTACAACAAGGCCGCCATGCTGCTGGAGGGGCTGTCCAAGGTTCTGCAGGACCCGGCCGACATCGAGAACGTCAACAAGT ATAAAGCCAGTGTGGAGCGGCGGATCTCTGCACTCTGTTACTGCACTGTCACGCTGTACGAGTAG